The sequence CCACCGGGCCGAGGGCGGCCAGGAAGACCTTGGGGCGCTCCCCGGTGGCCGCCAGATGCGCGTCGGACCGCGCCCGCAGCCGCTCGTAGGCATCGTCGCGCCGCACCCGCGGCAGCCCCCCGCCCACCGGCGCGGGGGCCGGTTCGCGGTGGACGGGCTGCTCGGCCAGATGCGGGAACTCGCTGACGCCGGTGACCGGTTCGCGGCGGTGCGCCAGCTCCCGGGTGCGTCGCTCCCACGTCTGCGCCAGCCGCCCGGCGAGCATCCCCGAGCGCAGCGCCGCGGCCTGGCCGCCCGCGCCCTCGATCTCCTGGAAGAACGCCCAGGCGGCCGCGGCCAGTTCGTCGGTGAGCCGCTCCACGTACCAGGAACCGCCCGCCGGGTCGATCACCCGGGACAGATGCGACTCCTCCAGCAGCACGGACTGGGTGTTACGGGCGATCCGGCGGGCGAACGCATCGGGCAGGCCCAGCGCCGCGTCGAACGGCAGCACCGTGACCGCGTCCGCGCCGCCCACGCCCGCCGACAGCCCGGCGACCGTGGTGCGCAGCATGTTCACCCAGGGGTCCCGACGGGTCATCATCACCGTGGAGGTGACGGCGTGCTGGCGCTGCGCGGACGCCTCGGGGGAGGCGCCGCACACCTCGGCGACGCGGGCCCACAGCCGTCGGGCCGCACGGAGCTTGGCGATGGTCAGGAACTGGTCCGCGGTGGCCGCATAGCGGAACTCCAGCTGCCGGCAGGCGTCGTCGACGCCGAGGCCGGCGCCGGTCAGTGCCCGCAGATAGGCGACGCCGGTCGCCAGCGAGGCGCCCAGCTCCTCGGCGGTGGAGCCGCCCGCCTCGTGGTACGGCAGCGCGTCCACGGCCAGCGCCCGCAGCCGCGGCGCATCCTCGCTGCACCGCTGCGCGAGGCGGGCGGCCGTGGCCAACTGCTCCTCCAGCGCGCCGTCGTCGCCCGTACGGGCCACCAGGCCGAGCGGATCGGCGCCCAGGTTGCCCGATGCCTCGGACAGTGCCACGCCGGAGGCCGTGTAGAGCTTCAGCAGCTCCTCGGCGGCCTCGCCGAAGGCGGCACCCGGGTCCAGGGCCACGGCGGCCAGATCCAGATACACGCCCTGGAGCGCCTGCGGCAGCGCCGCCACCGGGACGCCGCCGTCGCCGACGGTCAGCCACAGCGAGGTGACGCCGTTCTCCAGGTCGGCGAGGACGGCCTCGTTGGCGCGCCGGGGATCGGTGTCGGCGTGCCGCTGGCGTACGTCCCACCCGGACACGGCGGTGCCCTCGGGGCGGCCGGCGCGTACGAAGGGCGGGAAGCCGGGGTGGCCGGCGGCGGCCGGGGCGTCCTCGGCGGTGTACAGCGGGCGGATGCGGATCCCGTCCTGGAGGTCCGTGGCGAGCGTGTCCTCGGCGGCGGCACCGGCGGCTTGCGTGACGCCCGATTTGCGCAGCACGCCTTCGACGAGGCGCTGCCACTGGGCTCGGTCCGCGTCCGGGAATGCGGAGGCCAG is a genomic window of Streptomyces gilvosporeus containing:
- the mutA gene encoding methylmalonyl-CoA mutase small subunit; amino-acid sequence: MTAESPELPLASAFPDADRAQWQRLVEGVLRKSGVTQAAGAAAEDTLATDLQDGIRIRPLYTAEDAPAAAGHPGFPPFVRAGRPEGTAVSGWDVRQRHADTDPRRANEAVLADLENGVTSLWLTVGDGGVPVAALPQALQGVYLDLAAVALDPGAAFGEAAEELLKLYTASGVALSEASGNLGADPLGLVARTGDDGALEEQLATAARLAQRCSEDAPRLRALAVDALPYHEAGGSTAEELGASLATGVAYLRALTGAGLGVDDACRQLEFRYAATADQFLTIAKLRAARRLWARVAEVCGASPEASAQRQHAVTSTVMMTRRDPWVNMLRTTVAGLSAGVGGADAVTVLPFDAALGLPDAFARRIARNTQSVLLEESHLSRVIDPAGGSWYVERLTDELAAAAWAFFQEIEGAGGQAAALRSGMLAGRLAQTWERRTRELAHRREPVTGVSEFPHLAEQPVHREPAPAPVGGGLPRVRRDDAYERLRARSDAHLAATGERPKVFLAALGPVAAHTARVTFAANLFQAGGIETVQEAVDAETVGEAFARSGAQIACLCASDAVYGEQAAGVVAALKSAGARRVYLAGKRREEFVEAGVDTFVFAGCDAVETLSSALDVTEVA